A single genomic interval of Adhaeribacter pallidiroseus harbors:
- a CDS encoding SusD/RagB family nutrient-binding outer membrane lipoprotein: MTRYITKSFYCLLALSLALFTTSCDDFEELEKNPNRPSTVPASLVFNGLLNDMSEGAWNSTQQYNQFWASNYNYYSNQEYTWTTTGLNYFTLKNVAKMEEEAIRNGAEAINPYAALGKFFRAYFFVNMTQRVGDVPLMDALKGIDNVSPRYDSQKAVYLQALQWLEEANTELTSLIAAGNNTLSGDIYFGNDLQKWQKVVNTYKMRVLISLSKKKTTPN, from the coding sequence ATGACACGCTATATCACGAAATCATTTTATTGTTTACTCGCACTAAGCCTGGCACTGTTTACCACCAGCTGTGACGATTTTGAGGAACTGGAGAAAAACCCGAACCGGCCCAGCACGGTACCCGCTTCTTTGGTATTTAACGGCTTACTCAACGATATGTCCGAAGGAGCCTGGAACAGTACCCAGCAGTATAATCAGTTCTGGGCCAGTAATTACAATTATTACAGCAACCAGGAATACACCTGGACGACCACGGGTTTAAATTATTTTACCCTGAAAAACGTGGCCAAGATGGAAGAAGAAGCCATTCGCAACGGCGCCGAAGCAATAAATCCGTACGCGGCCTTAGGTAAATTTTTCCGGGCTTATTTCTTCGTGAACATGACCCAGCGCGTGGGAGATGTTCCTTTAATGGATGCTCTAAAAGGCATTGATAATGTGAGCCCCCGGTACGACTCGCAAAAAGCCGTGTACCTGCAAGCTTTGCAATGGCTCGAAGAAGCGAATACCGAATTAACCAGCCTGATTGCGGCTGGTAATAACACGTTGAGCGGCGATATTTACTTTGGCAACGATTTGCAGAAGTGGCAAAAAGTAGTGAATACCTACAAAATGCGCGTGCTGATCAGTTTGAGTAAAAAGAAAACGACCCCGAACTAA
- a CDS encoding SusD/RagB family nutrient-binding outer membrane lipoprotein → MMTALTDNMQYVYNTSVNKYPLNPDEFGKTALRNNMTAAIITPLRELKDPRLFVYSEPAPAKVAAGLSPLNHQAYQGAPSDEGLDDMSTKVQAGQYSLINRYRYYGTYIGEPTIQIGYPELCFNIAEALNRGWATGSAEEYYTKGIQASQNFYGIKEGDNSVFFLKKDGKIGEYDTYALKFNFTDYYAQPSVKYAGNNAEGLEQVLTQKYMAFFQNSGWEAFYNHRRTGIPKFDVGGPGTGGGRTSLPLRWQYPDNERSTNAANYTEAIKRQFNGQDDVDAVMWLLQ, encoded by the coding sequence CTGATGACGGCCCTGACCGATAACATGCAATACGTGTATAATACGTCGGTGAATAAATACCCCTTAAACCCCGACGAATTCGGCAAAACGGCTTTGCGCAACAACATGACCGCCGCCATTATTACCCCATTGCGCGAACTCAAAGATCCGCGCTTATTCGTGTACTCCGAGCCCGCTCCGGCCAAAGTGGCTGCTGGTTTAAGCCCCTTGAATCACCAGGCTTATCAGGGCGCTCCTTCCGACGAAGGTCTGGATGATATGTCCACGAAAGTACAGGCGGGTCAATATTCGCTTATTAACCGTTACCGCTACTACGGTACCTACATCGGCGAACCTACCATTCAGATTGGTTACCCCGAACTTTGCTTTAACATTGCCGAAGCATTAAACCGCGGCTGGGCTACCGGCAGCGCCGAAGAATATTACACCAAAGGCATTCAGGCTTCGCAAAATTTTTACGGGATTAAAGAAGGCGATAACAGCGTGTTTTTTTTAAAAAAAGACGGGAAAATTGGTGAATACGATACGTATGCTTTAAAATTTAACTTCACGGATTATTACGCGCAGCCCAGCGTAAAATACGCCGGCAACAACGCAGAAGGCTTAGAGCAGGTGCTCACGCAAAAATACATGGCCTTTTTCCAAAATTCCGGCTGGGAAGCTTTCTATAATCACCGCCGCACGGGCATTCCTAAATTTGATGTAGGCGGCCCCGGCACCGGTGGAGGCCGCACCAGTTTACCGCTGCGCTGGCAATATCCCGACAACGAGCGTAGCACTAACGCCGCTAATTATACCGAAGCCATCAAACGCCAGTTCAACGGCCAGGATGACGTAGACGCCGTGATGTGGTTGCTGCAGTAA
- a CDS encoding alkaline phosphatase family protein: MNNRLILLSLLLLTLTVNSQAQKLKTENVVLITLDGMRWQEVFNGADSTLFKQQKVFKGPNGQAEVFAKNTPEERRQALMPFLWSEIATKGQIYGNRKYNNKVNVTNDQWFSYPGYNEILTGFADKRVNSNDKNYNANTTVLEYINKQPNFAGKVAAFASWEVFPYIVNDKRSNIPVSAGMQPATGTNLTETEKTLNELMPRVPNPLGEIRLDAFTFQYALAHVKKARPRVLFLAFDETDDFAHQGEYGAYLHGARNADYFIQQLWQYMQTDEQYRNKTTFIITTDHGRGAAANGTWKDHGQKVNGADEIWLAVLGPDTPATGEVKAASQLYQNQVASTLATLLGLSYTNTPKPGGAINSAFAAPIRANR; encoded by the coding sequence ATGAATAACCGCCTTATATTATTATCACTTCTCTTATTAACCTTAACTGTAAATTCTCAAGCGCAAAAACTTAAAACCGAAAACGTAGTACTGATTACCCTGGATGGCATGCGCTGGCAGGAGGTGTTTAACGGGGCCGATTCTACTTTATTTAAGCAGCAAAAAGTTTTCAAAGGACCCAATGGCCAGGCCGAAGTTTTTGCGAAAAATACGCCGGAAGAACGCCGGCAAGCGTTAATGCCATTTTTGTGGAGCGAAATTGCCACCAAAGGCCAGATTTACGGGAACCGCAAGTACAACAACAAGGTAAATGTAACCAACGATCAATGGTTTTCTTACCCAGGCTACAACGAGATTTTAACCGGTTTTGCCGATAAGCGGGTAAACAGCAACGATAAAAATTATAATGCCAATACTACGGTACTGGAGTACATCAATAAGCAACCAAACTTTGCCGGCAAAGTAGCGGCTTTTGCCTCCTGGGAAGTTTTCCCGTACATCGTTAACGACAAGCGCAGCAACATTCCGGTAAGCGCCGGCATGCAGCCCGCTACCGGAACCAACTTAACCGAAACCGAAAAAACCTTAAACGAGTTGATGCCGCGGGTGCCTAATCCGCTCGGCGAAATTCGGCTGGACGCTTTTACCTTTCAATACGCCCTGGCGCACGTAAAAAAAGCTCGGCCGCGGGTATTATTCCTGGCCTTCGACGAAACCGATGATTTTGCCCACCAGGGTGAATACGGCGCTTACTTGCACGGTGCCCGCAATGCTGATTACTTTATCCAACAGCTCTGGCAGTATATGCAAACCGATGAGCAATACCGCAATAAAACTACTTTTATCATTACCACGGACCATGGTCGGGGAGCAGCGGCTAACGGAACCTGGAAAGATCACGGCCAAAAAGTAAACGGCGCCGACGAAATCTGGCTGGCGGTTCTGGGTCCGGATACGCCGGCAACCGGCGAAGTAAAAGCGGCTAGTCAGTTGTACCAGAACCAGGTAGCTAGTACTTTGGCTACGCTGTTAGGTCTTTCTTACACCAATACTCCCAAACCCGGCGGCGCCATAAATTCGGCGTTTGCTGCTCCAATCCGGGCGAACCGGTAA
- a CDS encoding HAD family hydrolase, whose product MEPIQLLVFDMAGTTVQDHKEVESCFAEAARQTGLLATEERILAVQGMAKRAVFEMLWQEQTNEHPAALQDKVEHSYQVFKSILEHHYQNHPVKPTEGCLELFDFLKKQQVKIALTTGFYRRVTNIILEKLGWHIGLDQNYIGSSNSLLAIAIASDEVAQGRPSPLMIQKAMATLGISDPKRVVNIGDTPSDLASGLNADCAASFGVTNGTHTHQQLQQYPNNGLFPSLTAVHQYLKKNHLMVKLPVAEVNF is encoded by the coding sequence ATGGAACCCATCCAATTATTGGTGTTTGATATGGCCGGTACAACGGTGCAGGATCATAAAGAAGTAGAATCCTGCTTTGCCGAGGCTGCCCGGCAAACCGGCTTACTCGCCACCGAAGAACGCATATTAGCGGTACAAGGCATGGCCAAAAGAGCGGTTTTCGAGATGCTCTGGCAAGAACAAACCAACGAACACCCAGCAGCCCTCCAGGATAAAGTAGAACACTCCTACCAGGTTTTTAAATCTATTCTGGAACACCATTACCAAAATCACCCGGTAAAACCAACGGAAGGTTGTTTGGAACTGTTTGACTTTTTAAAAAAACAGCAAGTTAAAATTGCTTTAACAACCGGCTTTTACCGCCGGGTAACCAATATTATTCTGGAAAAACTCGGCTGGCACATCGGTTTAGACCAGAATTACATTGGTTCTAGTAATTCTTTGCTGGCCATAGCCATTGCCAGCGACGAAGTGGCTCAAGGCCGCCCCAGTCCCTTAATGATCCAGAAAGCCATGGCCACTCTGGGCATTTCGGATCCCAAAAGAGTAGTTAACATTGGCGATACCCCTTCGGATTTAGCCTCGGGTTTAAACGCTGACTGCGCAGCCAGTTTTGGCGTTACGAACGGCACCCATACCCACCAGCAACTGCAACAATATCCTAACAATGGCTTATTTCCTTCTTTAACCGCCGTGCACCAATATTTAAAAAAGAACCATCTGATGGTAAAATTGCCCGTTGCCGAAGTAAATTTTTAA
- a CDS encoding helix-turn-helix domain-containing protein → MMKPDKLSLIGMRILQLRKEKGLSLRELARRSNLSAGLISKIENYRTIPSLPVLLTIADSLEVDVAVLVKNMNGSHQLPYLLVREGTGQIEPRTDSKGLIYKYLLSQNLTNFNLRVNEVIINAYTHRKPISTDALELIHVLEGQVTYGLKGENVTLLKGDTLYFDGIVPHSVINETDLPARLFKVYLIRSTE, encoded by the coding sequence ATGATGAAACCCGACAAACTTAGCCTGATTGGTATGCGCATTTTGCAGTTAAGAAAAGAAAAAGGTTTGAGTTTACGGGAGCTGGCCCGGCGCAGCAATCTGTCGGCCGGGCTCATCTCTAAAATAGAAAATTACCGCACTATTCCTTCCTTGCCGGTACTCCTGACCATTGCCGATTCGCTGGAAGTTGATGTAGCCGTTTTGGTTAAAAATATGAATGGCAGCCACCAGTTGCCTTACTTGCTGGTGCGCGAAGGAACTGGGCAAATAGAACCTCGTACCGATTCTAAAGGCTTAATTTATAAATATTTGTTATCTCAAAACTTAACCAATTTTAATTTGCGGGTTAACGAAGTTATAATAAATGCATACACCCACCGCAAGCCCATATCAACCGATGCCTTGGAGTTAATTCACGTACTGGAAGGCCAGGTTACTTATGGGTTAAAAGGCGAAAACGTTACTTTACTGAAAGGCGATACTTTGTATTTCGACGGCATTGTACCGCATTCGGTTATCAACGAAACCGATTTACCTGCCCGCTTATTTAAAGTTTACCTGATCCGGTCCACGGAGTAA
- a CDS encoding TIGR03364 family FAD-dependent oxidoreductase yields the protein MNHQAKFDLIIVGAGVLGAFHAYFALQQGLKVLLLEKDPRPTEATVRNFGQIVPSGMADGDWFTYGRNSLDTYKNIQAQYDISIRQNGSTYVASSEMEMQVLLEKQQQYQEQDYSCQILTAAQCRERLPVLKASYCAGGLFFPQEVTAEPTTLIHRLLEFMVTRLSLDYRPATPIIGCTANDSICEVRDVFNNSYTATRVIICSGRDFKFLFPDVFRTSDLQICKLQMLATYPLPQVVLPGSILTGLSIRRYYAFKSCPSYANLKLAEVAADLQQWGIHILFKQAQDGSIIIGDSHEYADTTASQELDYSVEDEINSAILREAQQILDLPDWRMKRSWNGYYSQSKSAEIFEHVIDQKIHIVTGIGGKGMTTAAGYAQYHLQRLGY from the coding sequence ATGAACCATCAGGCAAAATTTGATTTAATTATAGTGGGCGCCGGCGTATTAGGAGCTTTTCACGCGTACTTTGCTTTGCAGCAAGGTTTAAAGGTGTTATTGCTGGAAAAAGATCCACGCCCGACGGAGGCAACCGTGCGTAATTTCGGGCAAATTGTTCCTTCCGGTATGGCCGATGGGGATTGGTTTACTTACGGTAGAAACAGCCTGGATACGTACAAAAACATTCAGGCGCAATACGATATTTCTATCAGGCAGAATGGCTCCACGTACGTAGCTTCTTCGGAAATGGAAATGCAGGTACTTCTGGAAAAGCAGCAACAATATCAAGAGCAGGATTATTCTTGCCAGATATTGACTGCGGCGCAATGCCGGGAGCGCTTGCCGGTTTTAAAAGCAAGCTACTGCGCAGGCGGGTTATTTTTTCCGCAGGAGGTTACCGCGGAGCCCACTACTTTAATACATCGTTTACTGGAGTTTATGGTAACCCGGTTGAGTTTAGATTACCGGCCCGCTACTCCCATCATAGGCTGCACCGCCAATGATTCAATTTGCGAAGTGCGGGATGTTTTTAACAATAGTTATACCGCAACGCGGGTAATTATTTGCAGCGGTCGCGATTTTAAATTTTTGTTCCCCGACGTATTCCGGACGAGTGATTTACAGATTTGTAAACTACAGATGCTGGCTACTTATCCTTTGCCGCAAGTGGTGTTACCCGGTTCTATTTTAACGGGTTTATCTATCCGGCGGTACTATGCTTTTAAAAGTTGTCCGTCGTACGCGAACCTCAAGCTCGCGGAAGTAGCAGCAGATTTGCAACAATGGGGCATTCATATTTTGTTTAAGCAAGCCCAGGATGGTTCTATCATTATTGGCGATTCGCACGAATACGCCGACACAACGGCTTCTCAGGAGTTAGATTACAGCGTAGAAGATGAAATTAATTCCGCTATTTTGCGGGAGGCGCAGCAAATTTTAGATTTACCGGACTGGCGCATGAAGCGCAGCTGGAACGGGTATTACTCGCAATCTAAATCCGCCGAAATCTTTGAACATGTGATTGACCAGAAGATTCATATAGTTACGGGCATCGGGGGCAAAGGCATGACCACTGCCGCTGGCTATGCCCAGTACCATCTGCAAAGATTAGGATACTAG
- the hisJ gene encoding histidinol-phosphatase HisJ, producing MSWTNYHSHCAYCDGSDLPVVYVAEAIAQGFAAYGFSSHAPIPFPTTWNMQMDKLPAYVAEIKALRNQYQAQIQIYVGLEVDFIPGLIGPRSKFIQEAGLDYTVGSVHFVDVLPDGRHWEIDNKPAVFAEGWEQIFKKDTRAAVTRYFELTRQMVREQCPTIVGHLDKIKMQNTNRFYFAETEDWYQEEVLKTLREIAAAGAIVEVNTRGLYQNKTTEVYPGRWILAQMKALQIPVTINSDAHKPREIAGKFDYAAQLLLETGYQQVQVLLNGTWQPIKLTTAGIGR from the coding sequence ATGTCCTGGACTAATTACCACAGCCATTGTGCGTACTGCGATGGCTCCGACCTGCCGGTAGTTTATGTAGCAGAAGCCATTGCGCAAGGGTTTGCGGCTTATGGTTTTTCGTCGCATGCACCCATCCCGTTCCCGACTACCTGGAATATGCAAATGGATAAATTGCCTGCTTATGTGGCGGAGATCAAGGCTTTGCGAAACCAGTATCAAGCACAAATTCAGATTTACGTGGGCCTGGAAGTAGATTTTATTCCGGGGTTAATCGGGCCCAGAAGTAAGTTTATACAAGAGGCCGGTTTAGATTACACGGTAGGTTCGGTGCATTTTGTGGATGTTCTGCCGGATGGCCGCCACTGGGAAATAGACAACAAGCCGGCAGTATTTGCGGAAGGTTGGGAGCAAATTTTTAAAAAAGACACTCGGGCAGCGGTTACGCGTTATTTTGAATTAACCCGGCAAATGGTGCGCGAGCAATGCCCTACCATTGTGGGCCACCTGGATAAAATAAAAATGCAGAATACCAACAGGTTTTATTTTGCCGAAACCGAAGATTGGTACCAGGAAGAAGTTTTAAAAACCCTTCGGGAAATTGCCGCGGCCGGGGCTATTGTGGAAGTAAATACCCGCGGGCTGTACCAAAACAAAACCACCGAAGTGTACCCCGGCCGGTGGATTTTAGCACAAATGAAGGCGCTGCAAATTCCGGTAACCATCAATTCGGATGCGCATAAGCCCCGCGAAATAGCGGGTAAGTTTGATTATGCCGCCCAGTTACTCCTGGAAACCGGCTACCAACAAGTACAGGTATTGCTGAACGGAACCTGGCAGCCAATTAAATTAACTACCGCGGGTATAGGCCGGTAA
- a CDS encoding phosphonate degradation HD-domain oxygenase, with amino-acid sequence MNPEQINTIAEEIIQLYVQHGADDYVGEPVSQLEHMSQCAVLAQQEGYADDVILAAFLHDIGHICSQQKRAEESMDGFGVIRHEKVGADFLRSKGFSERVARLVESHVPAKRYLTFKDPEYYNQLSEASKQTLEFQGGRMTAAEATAFEQDDLFNLSIRMRRWDELGKETDQPVVELAQIKEMFIRHLANQ; translated from the coding sequence ATGAATCCGGAACAAATTAATACGATTGCCGAAGAAATTATCCAACTATACGTGCAGCACGGAGCCGATGATTACGTGGGCGAACCAGTATCGCAACTCGAACACATGTCGCAATGCGCGGTGCTGGCGCAGCAGGAAGGCTACGCCGATGACGTAATTCTGGCCGCTTTCTTACACGACATTGGGCACATTTGCAGCCAGCAAAAACGCGCCGAAGAAAGCATGGATGGTTTTGGAGTAATCCGTCACGAAAAAGTGGGCGCCGATTTTCTGCGTTCGAAAGGGTTCTCGGAGCGGGTAGCGCGCTTAGTAGAAAGCCACGTGCCCGCCAAACGCTACCTTACCTTTAAAGACCCGGAATACTACAATCAGCTATCCGAAGCCAGCAAGCAAACCCTGGAGTTTCAGGGCGGCCGTATGACCGCTGCCGAAGCTACTGCCTTTGAGCAAGATGACTTGTTTAACCTTAGTATCCGGATGCGCCGCTGGGACGAACTTGGCAAAGAAACAGATCAGCCAGTGGTAGAATTAGCGCAAATAAAAGAAATGTTTATCCGCCACCTGGCCAACCAATAA
- a CDS encoding phosphatidylinositol-specific phospholipase C1-like protein translates to MKNIAWSLILTSAIGSFGLTPPKENHLIQATSLVNHKKYLVDVPSADNLPLNQIQVIGSHNSYKQPLDPPVYQMLKKADSTLVKAIDYSHLSLSEQLDRGLLNLEIDIYADVKGSKYANPKGLEWSTAGQVKPFDPEGIMREPGFKVMHIQDIDFRSNCLTFKNCLQELKSWSEKHPNHLPVFITVNAKDEALSKPGFTIPEKFTAEVYDLLDKTIQDNLGSEKLLTPDMVRGKSKTLETAILQKGWPKVGTAKGKFVFILDETGPKRATYIQNHPSLQGRVLFANAEPGTPEAAFLILNDPKKDLAKIQELAKKGYLIRTRADANTVEARSNDKSTFEAACKSGAQIISTDYYLPSTHFKSDYQISFPDQSYCRLNPVTVKK, encoded by the coding sequence ATGAAAAATATTGCTTGGTCGCTAATTCTTACTAGTGCTATTGGGAGCTTTGGCTTAACTCCACCAAAAGAAAACCACTTAATACAAGCCACTTCCCTTGTAAATCACAAAAAATATTTAGTAGATGTTCCTTCTGCGGATAACCTGCCGTTAAATCAAATTCAGGTGATTGGCTCGCACAACAGCTACAAACAGCCCTTAGATCCGCCGGTTTACCAAATGCTCAAAAAAGCAGATTCTACGCTGGTAAAAGCCATTGATTACAGCCATTTAAGTTTATCGGAGCAACTCGACCGCGGTTTGCTGAACCTGGAAATTGATATTTACGCAGATGTGAAAGGCAGCAAATACGCCAATCCGAAAGGTTTGGAATGGTCAACGGCTGGACAAGTAAAACCCTTTGATCCAGAAGGAATAATGAGAGAACCGGGCTTTAAAGTAATGCACATTCAGGATATTGATTTCCGGAGTAATTGCTTAACCTTTAAAAACTGTTTGCAGGAACTCAAAAGCTGGTCAGAAAAGCACCCGAACCATTTACCCGTTTTTATTACCGTAAACGCCAAAGACGAAGCGCTGAGCAAACCTGGTTTTACCATTCCCGAAAAATTTACGGCGGAGGTGTACGACTTACTGGATAAAACCATTCAGGATAATTTAGGAAGCGAAAAATTGCTTACACCGGATATGGTAAGAGGAAAAAGTAAGACGCTGGAAACTGCTATCCTGCAAAAAGGTTGGCCTAAGGTAGGCACTGCTAAAGGCAAGTTTGTTTTTATCCTGGACGAAACTGGTCCCAAACGTGCCACTTATATTCAAAACCACCCAAGTTTACAAGGCCGTGTTTTATTTGCCAATGCCGAACCCGGCACACCCGAAGCAGCTTTCCTGATCCTGAACGATCCGAAGAAAGATTTAGCTAAGATTCAGGAGTTGGCCAAAAAAGGGTATTTAATCCGGACCCGTGCCGACGCTAATACCGTGGAAGCCCGTAGCAACGACAAATCGACTTTCGAGGCCGCCTGTAAATCGGGTGCCCAAATTATTTCCACCGATTATTACCTACCCAGCACCCATTTTAAATCCGATTACCAGATTAGTTTCCCGGATCAATCGTACTGCCGGCTGAATCCGGTGACCGTAAAAAAGTGA
- a CDS encoding RagB/SusD family nutrient uptake outer membrane protein encodes MKNIRLNKTLPLIVILFTFLGCTDLEEEVLDESLTGTGQAEIVSGSIAPVYGLLRAGVWMHTVNFGLQEVASDEGILPYRGGTDWYDGGKFIAVHQHLMTPSNGLVTDTWTQITLTLSRAQIAAERLSQEAKKGNAGAQDAYYEMVAMKAYLNMLALDNWGLVFKKELSSERSQILRRQEAVDYLESELLSVVDVIKNDKDPARLNQAAVKAFLARLYLNAAVYRDPYGKPDFRKADMDKVIQYTNDIISGPYALSPEYFDLFSDNNHTNPELIFALDQRGVLETEHQRWAYWSISGDQVPRPEFPNTRGTDAVAVTPDFYQTWVDAYGNTDPADADARFFKKNTMVPDNLKDLTGMTPLNDAEHYYCVDATAFEQDRGILRGVIWGPRKDANGNILKCDDGKVRIYPVINRRTSGANLQYVNHTRQVDFTTEGSLHNTGYRFSKYQFSHTATNCCSYSSVDLVLVRLGEIYLMRAEAKLRNGDNAGALADVNTLRTARNARPDQTPDALTTIDLDVLFRESGFELYWEGFRRNYQIRFGKYEGGWTGKTDGDVHKRLFPLPQRAVDGASSEEDFLVQNQGY; translated from the coding sequence ATGAAAAATATAAGACTAAATAAAACCTTACCTCTAATTGTAATTTTATTTACTTTTTTAGGTTGTACTGATTTAGAAGAAGAGGTTCTGGATGAGTCACTAACCGGAACCGGCCAGGCGGAAATTGTAAGCGGGTCCATAGCGCCGGTTTACGGTCTTCTCCGGGCGGGGGTATGGATGCACACGGTTAATTTTGGCTTGCAAGAGGTAGCTTCAGATGAAGGCATTCTTCCCTACCGGGGCGGTACCGACTGGTACGATGGCGGCAAGTTCATTGCGGTTCACCAACATTTAATGACTCCCAGCAATGGTTTGGTAACCGATACCTGGACCCAAATAACCTTAACTTTATCCAGAGCCCAAATTGCGGCGGAAAGATTAAGTCAGGAAGCTAAAAAGGGTAATGCCGGTGCGCAGGATGCTTATTACGAAATGGTAGCCATGAAAGCTTACCTGAATATGCTGGCCCTGGACAACTGGGGCCTGGTTTTCAAAAAAGAGCTTTCCAGCGAAAGATCCCAAATTCTTCGAAGGCAAGAAGCCGTGGATTACCTCGAAAGCGAGCTTTTGTCGGTAGTGGATGTTATTAAAAACGATAAAGACCCAGCCCGGTTAAACCAGGCAGCGGTGAAGGCTTTTTTGGCCCGTTTGTATTTAAATGCAGCGGTTTACCGCGATCCCTACGGTAAACCTGATTTTAGAAAAGCGGACATGGATAAGGTAATCCAATATACCAACGATATTATTTCCGGACCATATGCCTTATCGCCGGAGTATTTTGATTTGTTTAGTGATAATAACCACACGAATCCGGAACTTATCTTTGCCCTGGATCAAAGAGGCGTATTGGAAACCGAGCACCAACGGTGGGCTTATTGGTCCATATCCGGTGATCAGGTTCCCCGACCGGAATTCCCGAATACCCGGGGCACAGATGCCGTAGCAGTTACTCCTGATTTTTACCAGACTTGGGTAGATGCTTATGGTAATACCGACCCGGCCGATGCCGATGCCCGTTTTTTTAAAAAAAATACCATGGTGCCGGATAACCTGAAAGATCTTACCGGCATGACTCCTTTAAATGATGCGGAGCATTACTACTGCGTGGATGCTACCGCGTTTGAACAGGATCGGGGAATCCTGCGGGGTGTTATTTGGGGTCCTAGAAAAGATGCCAACGGTAATATTCTCAAATGCGATGACGGTAAAGTAAGAATCTATCCCGTTATCAACAGAAGAACCAGTGGCGCCAACCTCCAATATGTTAATCATACCCGCCAGGTTGATTTTACTACGGAGGGAAGTTTACATAATACCGGTTACCGGTTTTCCAAATACCAGTTCAGCCATACTGCCACCAATTGTTGCAGCTACAGTAGTGTGGATCTGGTGTTGGTTCGCCTGGGAGAAATTTATTTAATGCGGGCAGAAGCCAAGTTAAGAAATGGCGACAATGCCGGGGCTTTAGCGGATGTGAATACCTTAAGAACTGCCCGGAATGCCCGCCCGGATCAAACGCCGGATGCCTTAACTACTATTGACCTGGATGTACTGTTCCGGGAATCGGGATTTGAGCTGTACTGGGAAGGGTTCAGAAGAAACTATCAAATCCGGTTTGGCAAATACGAAGGCGGCTGGACCGGGAAGACCGATGGCGATGTCCATAAAAGATTGTTCCCGCTTCCGCAACGAGCAGTTGATGGCGCTTCCAGCGAAGAAGATTTCTTAGTGCAAAACCAAGGATATTAA
- a CDS encoding SusC/RagA family TonB-linked outer membrane protein: MSGTLDYFNKQSSNILLEVVPADPVQPTSTYWTNIPDMKIQNNGAELSLNYSSDPQGDFSYSLGGNITYIKNQVKESPYSVLATGAAQGAGQTGATINGYINNEPLGAFYMYQFDGINETGQNIFRDTNNDGAILDNDRVVVGSAIPKFIYGYNLNLKYKAFDLGLNFNGVAGNKVYNHTNMTLFSKALLAKSNNATDFAVQYPNEVLSNANIVSTRYLENGSFLRLNNATLAYNVKLAGTKLANVFQRISLNLTGQNLFVLTDYTGFDPEVNTGSAAGGIQTFGIDRFTYPRSRTFLLGVNLTF; the protein is encoded by the coding sequence TTGTCTGGTACGCTGGATTATTTTAATAAACAATCATCCAATATATTATTAGAAGTTGTTCCGGCCGATCCGGTGCAGCCTACCTCTACCTACTGGACCAATATTCCGGACATGAAAATCCAGAACAATGGAGCCGAGTTATCTTTGAATTACAGCAGCGATCCCCAAGGCGACTTTTCTTATAGCTTGGGAGGAAATATCACTTATATTAAAAATCAGGTAAAAGAATCACCGTATTCGGTTTTGGCAACGGGGGCTGCCCAAGGAGCTGGCCAAACAGGCGCCACCATTAACGGCTATATTAACAACGAGCCGCTAGGCGCCTTCTATATGTACCAATTTGATGGCATTAATGAAACGGGCCAAAACATTTTCCGGGATACCAATAACGATGGCGCCATCCTGGACAATGACCGCGTGGTAGTAGGCAGTGCGATTCCTAAATTTATTTATGGGTATAATCTAAACCTAAAGTACAAAGCTTTTGACCTAGGTTTAAACTTTAATGGGGTAGCCGGCAATAAGGTGTACAATCACACGAACATGACCCTGTTCAGTAAAGCCCTGCTGGCCAAATCCAATAACGCCACCGATTTTGCCGTGCAGTATCCCAACGAGGTGTTGAGCAATGCCAATATTGTCTCGACCCGTTATCTGGAGAATGGCTCATTCTTACGATTGAACAACGCTACGCTGGCTTATAATGTAAAATTAGCCGGTACTAAACTGGCCAATGTTTTCCAGCGCATCAGTCTTAACCTAACCGGCCAAAACTTGTTTGTGCTTACCGATTATACCGGCTTCGACCCGGAAGTGAATACTGGATCGGCTGCTGGAGGTATCCAAACCTTTGGTATCGACCGGTTTACCTACCCAAGATCCAGAACCTTTCTGCTGGGTGTTAATCTAACTTTCTAA